A single genomic interval of Megalobrama amblycephala isolate DHTTF-2021 linkage group LG17, ASM1881202v1, whole genome shotgun sequence harbors:
- the gbp1 gene encoding guanylate-binding protein 1: MSNYRLMPSPICLVENVSGSLCVCKDAIEFLSRIKEPVVVVSVVGLYRTGKSYLMNRLAGQQSGFALGNTIESKTKGIWMWCVPHPRKAGHTLVLLDTEGLGDVDKGDSKNDGWIFCLAVLLSSTLVYNSRGTIDNNAVENLHYVSELAEKIKIRSAEAAEEEEEDSKYVIFFPSFIWVVRDFTLELEIDGKKVTEDKYLEFALQLKKGVNKKISDYNLPRQCIRTYFPSRNCFVFPSPASPKNMTRLESLEERDLVPDFLEVTGRFCDHIFDKSFVKTLKGGHKVTGKLLGNLVQIYVDTISSGKVPCLDNAVVTLANLENQAAVQEALKVYQSGMQEVKNKFPVSVDDISSEHQKFSSLATAEFMKRSFKDEKGEYLTKLMEDIDTCYVELLKENEMASERKCRDLLKNLFSDMNKRLQNGEYSQSGGYELYCRDRDAIVEQYRREPNKGVSAEAVLNEFLNERGAEANSILYTDTKLTENDRKIQEEKEKNALLEQKWKEEEEKRIESERMVHAERERQEDRMRQMEEKFKQEMEQQQQEMDRAIESKLKEREELLNKGFREKADLMDEEINNLKKEKEEKSSGGFMKDYVMPIVGAVKDILPAFLQYRVMMKGLKKYPL; this comes from the exons ATGTCTAATTACAGACTAATGCCTTCACCCATTTGTTTGGTGGAGAATGTGAGCGGATCGCTCTGCGTCTGTAAGGATGCCATTGAGTTCCTGAGTAGGATCAAGGAGCCGGTGGTTGTAGTGTCTGTGGTGGGACTCTACCGTACGGGGAAGTCCTACCTTATGAACCGCCTGGCAGGACAACAGTCAG GCTTTGCTCTCGGTAACACTATTGAGTCGAAAACCAAAGGCATCTGGATGTGGTGTGTCCCTCACCCCAGAAAAGCAGGACACACTCTGGTGCTGCTGGACACAGAGGGACTCGGTGATGTGGACAAG GGAGACTCTAAGAATGACGGCTGGATCTTCTGTCTGGCTGTTCTGCTCAGCAGCACTCTGGTGTACAACAGCCGCGGCACCATCGATAACAATGCAGTGGAAAATCTGCA CTATGTTAGTGAGCTCGCTGAGAAGATCAAGATCAGATCAGCAGAAGCAgcagaagaggaagaggaggattCAAAATACGTGATTTTCTTCCCATCATTCATCTGGGTGGTTAGAGATTTCACCTTGGAACTGGAAATTGATGGAAAGAAAGTGACTGAGGACAAGTACCTTGAGTTTGCCCTCCAGCTGAAGAAAG GTGTAAATAAGAAAATCAGTGACTACAACCTGCCCCGTCAATGCATCCGAACCTATTTCCCATCCCGGAACTGTTTCGTGTTCCCATCTCCAGCCTCACCTAAAAACATGACACGGTTAGAAAGCTTGGAAGAACGGGACCTTGTTCCAGATTTTCTGGAGGTCACAGGTCGTTTTTGTGACCACATCTTTGACAAGAGTTTTGTGAAAACACTGAAAGGAGGACACAAAGTTACTGGCAAAT TGCTCGGGAATCTGGTGCAGATTTATGTGGATACAATCAGCAGTGGGAAGGTGCCCTGTCTGGACAATGCAGTGGTTACTCTGGCAAATCTAGAGAACCAGGCAGCTGTTCAAGAAGCTTTGAAAGTGTATCAGAGTGGGATGCAAGAG GTGAAGAATAAGTTCCCAGTAAGTGTGGATGATATTTCCTCAGAGCACCAGAAGTTCAGCAGTCTGGCCACCGCTGAGTTCATGAAACGCTCCTTTAAAGATGAAAAAGGAGAATACCTAACAAAACTGATG GAAGACATAGATACATGCTATGTAGAGCTGCTGAAAGAGAATGAGATGGCATCAGAGAGAAAGTGCAGAGATCTGCTGAAGAATCTGTTCTCTGACATGAATAAACGGCTGCAGAATGGAGAGTACAGTCAGTCTGGAGGATATGAACTCTACTGCAGAGACAGAGACGCCATCGTTGAGCAGTACCGCAGAGAACCCAACAAAGGTGTATCG GCTGAGGCTGTGCTGAATGAGTTTCTGAATGAGCGAGGAGCTGAAGCAAACAGCATCCTCTACACAGATACAAAACTCACTGAAAACGACAGAAAGATTCAAG AGGAGAAGGAGAAGAATGCTCTGCTGGAACAGAAGtggaaagaggaagaggagaaacGCATTGAGAGTGAACGGATGGTACATGCAGAAAGAGAGCGGCAGGAGGACCGAATGAGGCAGATGGAGGAGAAGTTCAAACAGGAGAtggagcagcagcagcaggagaTGGACAGAGCCATTGAGAGCAAACTGAAGGAGCGGGAGGAGTTACTAAACAAAGGCTTTAGGGAGAAAGCTGACCTTATGGATGAAGAGATAAACAatcttaaaaaagaaaaggaagagAAAAGTTCTGGCGGTTTTATGAAGGATTATGTGATGCCTATTGTTGGAGCTGTTAAAGACATCCTTCCTGCCTTCCTCCAATACAGGGTGATGATGAAAGGACTCAAAAAATACCCCTTATAA